The sequence TCGCTTGTACACGATGATATCGTAGACGATGCGGCGGAAAGGAGAGGCCAAGCCTCGGTAAACGCCCTCTGGAAAAGCCGCACGGCTGTATTAGTGGGCGATGTTATGTTTTCGAACGGGATGCTGCAATCCCTCTCGATAGGCGATCATAAGATCCTGAAGATATTTTCGGACGCCATTGAAGAGACGATCATCGGAGAGCTGGAACAGCTGACACGCTCGAAAAAGTTAAATTTAAAAGAAGACGTTTATTATACCATCATCCGTCAGAAGACGGCAGCGCTGCTAAAGGCAGCCTGTAGAGCCGGCGCCGCTTCCGCCACTAATAATGAAAGCCTCGTTGAAAAGATCGCATTGTTCGGAGAGAAAGTAGGAATGGCCTTTCAAATCAGAGACGACCTGTTTGATTATGGCACTGAAGATGTCGGCAAACCAGTAGGCAATGACATCCAGGAAAAGAAAGTAACCTTACCCTTAATTTATACAATTGCCAATTGTTCCCCTGCACAACGTAAAGAGTTATTACACATTATCAGGCATCAGAATACCAACAAGGAAAGAATCGCTTACCTGATTTCAGTAGTAAAGGAATGTGGCGGCTTAGACTATGCAACTGAACGCATGTATGCCTTCAGAGACGAGGCTTTGGCCATACTCGATACTTTCGGCAATACAGAAGTGAAAGATGCGTTGGAAGAAATAGTACGCTATACGACTGACAGGAAGTATTAACAGTAAGTTAATGTAAGGAGTCAGTAATTATCCTCAACTTGCAACCACCATACTGTTGCAACATGTTGATCTTACAATTGAAAGATGGCAATGAGACGGTGTTCAAACAGGTCTATGATCTGACACACAAAAAAGTCTACCGCTATTTTCTGAAAAGAAATGCCACACATGATACAGCCAGCGATCTGACCCAACAAACATTTATCCGATTATGGCAATACCGTCAAACTTAAGGAAGACAGCACACCCGATACACAGTTATTTACTGTAGCTAATTCCGTTTTGATAGAACACCTGCGTCGCCATGCCCACCGATATCAATGGTATAATGTGGATTTTAAAATAAAACTATGAAAAGGTTATTAGGTAGTGTTTTAATGCTGGCTTCCCTGGGAGCAGCTGCACAGATTGATGTGCAGGCACATAGAGGTGGACGTGCTTTGATGCCGGAAAATACCATTCCTGCTATGAAGCATGCGATAGATCTGGGTGCACGTACACTGGAACTGGATTGTGTGATCTCCAAAGATAAGAAGGTAGTTGTGTCGCACGACCTGTATATGTCGGCTGACTTTATGCGGACCCCGGAAGGAAAGGATATTGAAAAGGCCGGTGAACAATCCTACAAGTTGTACACCATGCCATATGACAGTATCCGGAAATACGATGCCGGTACCAAACCACATAAAGACTTTCCAAAGCAGGTGAAGATGAAAACGTATAAACCACTGTTGTCCGAACTGATTGACAGCGTGGAAGCTTACGTAAAAACGCATCACCTGAAACCGATGTATTACAACATGGAGACCAAGTGCTCTCCTGACGGGGATGGCACTTTTCACCCGGCACCGGATGAGTTTGTGGCACTGATGATGAAGGTGATCAGGGACAAAGGCATCCAGAACAGGGTGACTGTACAATCTTTTGACATCCGGACTTTGCAGGTGATCCACAAACTATACCCAAAGCAAAAACTCGCACTGCTGGTATACGGGAAGGACTCTTTCGATATGAATATTGAGAAGTTGGGCTTTACCCCGGATATCTACAGCCCTTATTCCGCGCTGGTAAACAAGGACCTGATCACCACCGCCCACAATAAGAAAGTGCAGGTATTGCCCTGGACGGTGAATGACCCACAGGAAATGCAAAAGATGATAGACCTGGGCGTAGATGGAATCATTACCGATGATCCGGAATCCCTGGTGAAATTGGCCGGAAGTTATCAGAAGAAATAGATTCAGTACCTTTGCGGTTCATTTTGAATCGAATTATGACTTTTGATGAATTAAACCTCAGCAAGCCTTTATTGAATGCCCTGAGTGACCTGGGCTATACAACGCCCACTACCATTCAGGAGAAGGCCTTTTCTGTGGTCATGTCCGGTCAGGACGTATGTGGCATTGCACAGACCGGTACGGGTAAAACCTTTGCTTACCTGCTACCAGCTTTGCGGCAGTGGAAGTTTTCCAAAGATCGCTATGCCCAGATCCTGGTAGTAGTGCCTACCCGCGAGCTGGTTACCCAGGTAGTGGAGGCGGTAAAGAAGCTGACTCCCTATATGAATGTGGCGGTCGCCGGATTTTTTGGTGGGGTGAATATGAACCCACAGATGGTGACTGCCAATGAAAAACTGGATGTGGTAGTAGCGACCCCTGGCCGGTTGGTGGACCTGGTGCTGAGTGGTGCATTGAAACTGAAAGCTATTAAGCGACTGGTGATCGATGAGGTGGATGAAATGCTGAACCTTGGTTTTCGTCCGCAACTGAAACATATCCTGGATTTACTGCCGGCTAAAAGGCAAAACCTGCTCTTTTCGGCGACTATTACCCCGGAAGTAGAAGATCTGATGGAGGTGTACTTCAATGCACCAATAACGATAGAAGCTGCACCTGTGGGTACGCCACGTGAGAATATCAGTCAGACAGGGTACGCAGTACCGAACTTCAATACAAAGGTCAACCTGCTGGAACTGCTGCTGAAA is a genomic window of Chitinophaga sp. LS1 containing:
- a CDS encoding polyprenyl synthetase family protein, whose product is MQLAKKILTGDLIRFGQYLREWMQGDSALFNKITDYILRHSGKQVRPVFVLLSAHLAGNITEQSYRAAVLVELLHNASLVHDDIVDDAAERRGQASVNALWKSRTAVLVGDVMFSNGMLQSLSIGDHKILKIFSDAIEETIIGELEQLTRSKKLNLKEDVYYTIIRQKTAALLKAACRAGAASATNNESLVEKIALFGEKVGMAFQIRDDLFDYGTEDVGKPVGNDIQEKKVTLPLIYTIANCSPAQRKELLHIIRHQNTNKERIAYLISVVKECGGLDYATERMYAFRDEALAILDTFGNTEVKDALEEIVRYTTDRKY
- a CDS encoding glycerophosphodiester phosphodiesterase family protein, coding for MKRLLGSVLMLASLGAAAQIDVQAHRGGRALMPENTIPAMKHAIDLGARTLELDCVISKDKKVVVSHDLYMSADFMRTPEGKDIEKAGEQSYKLYTMPYDSIRKYDAGTKPHKDFPKQVKMKTYKPLLSELIDSVEAYVKTHHLKPMYYNMETKCSPDGDGTFHPAPDEFVALMMKVIRDKGIQNRVTVQSFDIRTLQVIHKLYPKQKLALLVYGKDSFDMNIEKLGFTPDIYSPYSALVNKDLITTAHNKKVQVLPWTVNDPQEMQKMIDLGVDGIITDDPESLVKLAGSYQKK
- a CDS encoding DEAD/DEAH box helicase, with the translated sequence MTFDELNLSKPLLNALSDLGYTTPTTIQEKAFSVVMSGQDVCGIAQTGTGKTFAYLLPALRQWKFSKDRYAQILVVVPTRELVTQVVEAVKKLTPYMNVAVAGFFGGVNMNPQMVTANEKLDVVVATPGRLVDLVLSGALKLKAIKRLVIDEVDEMLNLGFRPQLKHILDLLPAKRQNLLFSATITPEVEDLMEVYFNAPITIEAAPVGTPRENISQTGYAVPNFNTKVNLLELLLKTRGEMSKVLIFAATKELANQLYEQLETKFPERVGVIHSNKEQNHRFNTVKKFKSGEYRFLIATDIIARGIDIEDVSHVLNFDVPEVPESYLHRIGRTGRADKHGKSIIFHTEREKEALERIQTLMNYEIPLEPLPEELEISNVLTDDEMPEVKMKNFLVALPKLETYGPAFHEKKDKNKKVNVKISHKEKMQMKYGKPKTRGAKKKRK